Proteins co-encoded in one Setaria viridis chromosome 9, Setaria_viridis_v4.0, whole genome shotgun sequence genomic window:
- the LOC117838237 gene encoding BTB/POZ domain-containing protein At2g13690, whose translation MADSTHHTIRRAAARPRGWCCSFSGVPDSPEHRALPSAAGGGVVPKLPPPPKSPLAPSFQSSPSSKLAGLIDPRRILSPGRVSPIDSEGSPVVAAAEAEEEPPLPRDQAAAAAPFVAVREDEEEGGGGLDLRLSLRGRDGRCVVMELDSAVLRESSAFFADMVPGASGGGGKRIEVDGVDNLEAFKEAVELMFEPDAMRWLARAGVPRAIGVLEVSSSIMFDRGIEACLNYIEAVPWNENEEEKLKRVFGRCTFDESVCKDVLARLQQQCRSSSEDLTVQLVESVTSGTNNGARKELQSLVSGLLSKSSVYHKDLSGLNKGSLYQICRSCLRSLVELFVEDSGPVEDAGQAITVSDSKPMIERVSKQTENLNWLFDILVNNDMAEEFVECWANQDELIRMHEEASPMFRYELSRISASVFIALGKGRIQCPSDMRSQLFYGWFRPMLTDFGWLQRCSKGLDVRILEEHLGQALLTLPLQHQQSLFEEWFRCFASRGTECPNLSRAFQVWWRRSFVRSSVEVRR comes from the exons ATGGCGGACTCCACGCACCACACCAtccgccgcgcggcggcgcggccccgcGGCTGGTGCTGCTCGTTCTCCGGCGTCCCGGACAGCCCCGAGCACCGCGCGCTCCCGTCCGCCGCGGGAGGCGGCGTTGTCccgaagctgccgccgccgcccaagtccCCGCTGGCGCCGTCGTTCCAGAGCTCGCCGTCGTCCAAGCTCGCGGGCCTCATCGACCCGCGCAGGATCCTCTCGCCGGGGCGCGTGTCCCCGATAGACTCCGAGGGCTCTCCGGTCGtggcggccgcggaggcggaggaggagccgccgcTCCCGAGGGAccaggccgcggcggcggcaccgttCGTGGCGGTgcgggaggacgaggaggagggagggggcgggctGGATCTGAGGCTGTCCCTGCGCGGGAGGGACGGGAGGTGCGTCGTTATGGAGCTCGACTCCGCCGTGCTGCGCGAGAGCAGCGCCTTCTTCGCCGACATGGTGCCGGGCGCCTCCGGAGGAGGGGGCAAGAGGATCGAGGTGGATGGGGTGGACAACCTGGAGGCCTTCAAGGAGGCCGTGGAGCTCATGTTCGAGCCCGACGCCATGCGCTGGCTCGCCAGGGCCGGCGTGCCACGGGCAATTGGTGTGCTCGAG GTTTCCTCCTCTATTATGTTTGACAGAGGAATTGAAGCATGTTTGAACTACATTGAAGCAGTTCCATGGAATGAGAATGAGGAAGAGAAGCTAAAGCGTGTTTTTGGTAGATGCACTTTTGATGAATCGGTATGTAAAGATGTGCTGGCAAGATTGCAACAACAATGCAGAAGCAGCTCAGAGGATTTGACAGTGCAGCTCGTTGAATCTGTCACCAGTGGAACCAACAACGGTGCAAGGAAAGAGTTGCAATCCTTGGTCAGCGGTCTCCTAAGCAAAAGCTCAGTCTATCATAAGGACTTGTCTGGGCTAAACAAAGGGAGCCTTTATCAAATCTGTCGTTCTTGTTTGCGTTCACTGGTGGAACTTTTCGTGGAAGACTCAGGGCCAGTCGAGGATGCAGGCCAAGCTATCACAGTTTCAGATAGCAAGCCTATGATCGAAAGGGTCAGTAAGCAAACCGAGAATCTCAACTGGCTCTTTGACATCCTTGTAAACAATGATATGGCAGAAGAATTCGTTGAGTGTTGGGCTAACCAGGACGAACTCATCAGAATGCACGAGGAGGCATCACCGATGTTCAGATACGAGCTGAGCCGGATATCAGCGAGTGTGTTCATCGCTCTGGGGAAAGGGAGAATCCAATGCCCCAGCGATATGAGGAGCCAGTTGTTCTATGGATGGTTCAGGCCGATGCTAACGGACTTCGGCTGGCTCCAAAGGTGCTCCAAAGGCCTTGATGTCAGGATACTGGAGGAGCATCTAGGGCAAGCCCTACTCACCCTTCCTCTTCAGCATCAGCAAAGCTTATTCGAAGAATGGTTTCGGTGCTTTGCATCAAGAGGCACAGAATGCCCTAATCTCAGCAGAGCTTTCCAGGTCTGGTGGAGGAGGTCGTTTGTTAGATCATCTGTAGAGGTGCGTCGGTGA
- the LOC117838236 gene encoding uncharacterized protein yields MARRAALLLLLLLVGPLYLAAPAPALAASGTIVFTTLGRSRYAFDIFALPLTPLSSSSSSPAAEVRLTDGASVNYNGNFAPSSDSLLFVSERNGTLNLYAFPVPSASGSGARREALEVPEAAAALPSPLLPWDPIALKDRPSLTPDGAHLVYVSTAEPAEAPRRSWAAVYNTHLPSGATRRLTPRGVADFSPAVSPSGEWTAAASPGPDGWGGEVEDLNTDIYVFRTSDGSRRTLAIRDGGWPTWADETTLFFHRRDSDGWYGVYRAKISLAGGAGVSAASVERVTPPGFHAFTPAASPGAPGLVAVATWRPGSDYRHIEVIDVSGGGGANAYFEVTRPVAPRVHHFNPFISPDGERVAYHRCRGSGNGDSPLLLENIKSPAPDTFSLFRIDGSYPSFSHDGKRIAFVGLPGLFVVNADGSGGRRQILSGEAFPTAWDWKRKGVIYTSIGPTFASERTEVDVIAVSLGDDDDDSSISIKKLTTGSENNAFPSPSPDGKWVVFRSGRSGHKNLYIMDAEDGEAGGIHRLTEGPWSDTMCNWSPDGEWIAFSSDRHNPGGGSFAIYMIHPNGTGLRRVVHSADGGRTNHPWFSPDSKTLVFTSDYAAVSAEPISNPHHYQPYGEIFTVNIDGTGIRRLTHNSFEDGTPSWTPYYLEPEDVGETLQASGTCKFRDCHWLTVDAKPDGLMCGKHG; encoded by the coding sequence AtggctcgccgcgccgccctgctgctgctcctcctcctcgtgggGCCACTCTACCTCGCCGCGCCCGCtcccgcgctcgccgcctccggcaCCATCGTCTTCACCACGCTGGGCCGCAGCCGCTACGCCTTCGACATCTTCGCGCTCCCGCTCACcccgctctcctcctcctcctcctcccccgccgctgaGGTCCGCCTCACCGACGGCGCCTCCGTCAACTACAACGGCAACTTCGCGCCGTCCTCGGACTCCCTCCTCTTCGTCTCCGAGCGCAACGGCACCCTCAACCTCTACGCCTTCCCggtcccctccgcctccggctccggcgcccgCCGCGAGGCGCTCGAGGTGcccgaggcggcggcagcgctccCCTCGCCGCTGCTCCCGTGGGACCCCATCGCGCTCAAGGACCGCCCGTCGCTGACCCCCGACGGCGCCCACCTCGTGTACGTCTCCACCGCCGAGCCCGCGGAGGCCCCGCGCCGGAGCTGGGCGGCCGTCTACAACACGCACCTGCCCTCGGGAGCCACGCGCCGTCTCACCCCGCGCGGCGTCGCCGACTTCAGCCCCGCCGTGTCGCCGTCCGGGGAGTGGACGGCCGCCGCGTCACCCGGACCGGACGGGTGGGGTGGCGAGGTGGAGGACCTCAACACCGACATCTACGTCTTCCGGACGTCCGACGGGTCGCGGAGGACGCTGGCCATCCGCGACGGCGGCTGGCCGACCTGGGCCGACGAGACCACCCTCTTCTTCCACCGCCGGGATAGCGACGGCTGGTACGGCGTGTACCGCGCCAAGATCTCGTtagcgggcggcgccggggtctCGGCGGCGTCCGTCGAGCGCGTCACCCCGCCGGGGTTCCACGCCTTCACCCCGGCCGCGTCGCCCGGCGCGCCGGGGCTCGTGGCGGTGGCCACCTGGCGCCCGGGCTCGGACTACCGCCACATCGAGGTCATCGacgtgagcggcggcggcggcgcgaacgCCTACTTCGAGGTGACCCGGCCCGTGGCGCCGCGCGTGCACCACTTCAACCCGTTCATCTCGCCGGACGGCGAGCGCGTTGCGTACCACCGGTGCCGGGGGAGCGGGAACGGGGACTCGCCTCTGCTGCTGGAGAACATCAAGAGCCCCGCGCCGGACACGTTCTCGCTGTTCAGGATCGACGGATCGTACCCCTCGTTCTCGCACGACGGCAAGAGGATCGCCTTTGTCGGATTGCCGGGGCTGTTCGTGGTCAACGCGGACGGCTCCGGTGGACGCCGGCAAATCCTCTCTGGCGAGGCCTTCCCCACGGCATGGGACTGGAAGAGGAAGGGGGTCATCTACACCAGCATCGGGCCAACCTTCGCGAGCGAGAGGACTGAGGTGGACGTGATCGCCGTGTCTCTTggcgatgacgatgacgactcCAGCATCTCGATCAAGAAGCTCACCACGGGCAGCGAGAACAACGCGTTCCCGTCCCCCTCGCCGGACGGCAAGTGGGTGGTGTTCCGGTCGGGGAGGTCCGGGCACAAGAACCTCTACATCATGGACGCCGAggacggcgaggccggcggcatCCACCGCCTGACCGAGGGGCCCTGGTCCGACACCATGTGCAACTGGTCCCCGGACGGCGAGTGGATTGCGTTCTCCTCCGACCGGCAcaaccccggcggcggcagcttcgCCATCTACATGATCCACCCCAACGGCACCGGCCTGCGCCGGGTCGTGCACAGTGCCGACGGCGGCCGCACCAACCACCCCTGGTTCAGCCCGGACTCCAAGACGCTGGTGTTCACGTCGGACTACGCCGCCGTGTCCGCGGAGCCCATCTCGAACCCGCACCACTACCAGCCCTACGGTGAGATCTTCACCGTCAACATCGACGGGACGGGGATCCGGCGGCTCACGCACAACTCGTTCGAGGACGGGACGCCGTCGTGGACACCGTACTACCTGGAGCCGGAGGACGTCGGCGAGACGCTGCAGGCCTCCGGGACGTGCAAGTTCCGGGATTGCCACTGGCTCACCGTCGATGCCAAGCCAGATGGCCTCATGTGTGGCAAGCACGGCTAA